The sequence CACGCGGACACGCTCCAGGGCTCATAAGCTCATAAGCTGCTGCGTTGCCAAGCCCGAGGCGgtcagcccccagccccttccccaccacctcccccacgAGCAGCCAAAGGGGTCTCTGGGGCCCCGCTCCAGCTCCTGCCACCGCCCCGGGGCCCGCTCACAGGTACTCCCGCTGCTCTCGGTGTAGGTGGTCCCGGCTCTCCAGGCTGCGCTCCAGGAGCTCCCGGTTCTCCCGGCTCAGCGCCTGCACCTCGGCCAGCAGCTGCCGGTTCTCCTCTTCCTGGGCGCTCCGAAGCTCGGTCAACAGCTGGGGCGGCGGGGCAGGTGGGGGATTTAACGGGGCTCAGGGTGGCTaccttccaccccctcccctcgccccctctccagccccccccccagccagcgcgccccccgcccagccccagccccacccccgggcccatccctccccatccctccccacaccTCGCACTGCGTGGTCAGCCGGCAGGCGCTCAGGTCCAGCTGCTGGTTGGACTCCCGCAGTCGCTGACTCTGCACCTCCAGCTGTGCTCGCTCCAGTTCCAGCCGCGCCAGCCGGCTCCGCAGCTCCCCGCGTTCACCCTGCAGCTCGCCTCGCTCCCGGGACACCTCCGCCAGCAGCATCTGAGCCCTGCCGAGTCGGGAGGAGATGCTCTCCAAGGGGGCCCTCGACCCCCTGCCAGGCCCCGCCTAAGGGCCCCGAGAAGCCATGCTGGGGACAGGAGGCAACGCAGGCCCCCACGCGGACGGTGACGAACTTGCCACCCGCCGGCTTCCCAGAGGGGCGCGCCGAGAACCGGCCTGGCTGGGCGGGCGCTGGTACCTGTCGTGCTCACTCTGCAGCCTCCGCAGCTCCTCCTCCAGGCCCCGCTGCCGATGCCCGTCCTGCATCAGGCGTTCTCGCTCTGCCAGCAGGGCCACCTCCTGCGCCTCCACGTTGGCCCTCTGGGCCTGCAGCTGCTCGTGCCTGGGATGCACAGGGACTAAGAGGGCTGCAGGGGCCTGGGGCCGGGGCGAGTGGGCGGCTGGACTACCTGGACCCCCGGGGTCTGCCATCTCCTAAGCACAGGCCTCTAAACAAAGCCCTGGGGCAGAATGCCACGCGAGGTGCCCCCCACTCCCGACGATGAATGAGCCTCAGGGCGAGAGCTCGCCCCGGAGCTCAGCCACGTGCCAGGGCACGGCAGCAGAGGTGAGGGTGTTGGGGGGGCGGGCGGTGCTTCCCCGCTGGGGTCAGACCGGCGGAGGGAGTCTGCTTCGGGCGGGCAGGGGGTGCTGGGGAGAGAAGCTGGGTGTTTGGGGGAGGCTCACCGGCCCTGCAGCTCCCGGTGGGCCAGCTCCAGCGCCCGCATGTTAGCCTTGAGGTCGCGGTGCCGGGCCAGCAGTCCCTCTAGCTCGGCCTCCTGTCGCCGCTGCAGCTGAGCCAGGGCCTCGTGGTCCCGAAGCAAAGCCTGCTGCTGCCCCCGGGTCTCCTCGTGGGACTGCCGCGCCGCCCGCACCTCCTCCTCCAGCACCCCCAGCTTCCTATGCAGCTCCTGGCCCTGCCTCTCCAGTATAGACTTTTCAGCCTAGGACAGAGGAGGCAGCGGGGACCGCAGGGGTGCGGTCCCAGGCCAGAAAGGGGGGtaagagacgggggtgggggcgggggcggggaccAAAAGgcaaggggcagggcagaggataCGGCGAGAACTGTGGACAAGGCAGAGGGCTGgagtgggggcagcagggagcagagagcagaggcagaggtgaatgggcaaggagaggggagggtgctGGCGTCAGGCCGTGGAGGGCGGGGCAAGAGGCACAAGGCAGGGATGCGAcccatggggcaggggcaggggcagggagggcagtaGGGACTAATGGCTGGCTGTTGAGAGGAACGCAGCCAAGCCAAATGGCATGGATGTGAGGGCCAGAGGCAGGCGGGAGGGGGTAGGAGCCAGGGAAGAAGCAtcaaggggaaggagaaggacgGGGGAAGAGGGGTACAGACTGGGGCGGCTGCGGTCGGAGGGTAGAGATAGCTGTGacgagagagcaggcagggggagCCGGCAGGGAGCTTAGGCAGGGAAAAGGGCAGGAAAAAATAGGAAGGGGGCAGGCGGCCGTGGTTAAGTGGGCACGAggcagagcaggggacaggccCCTGGGGCTGTCACCCACCTGCAGGCGGCTGCTGTGCTCCTGGGCCCGCTGACTCTGCAGGAGGAGCTCCTGGGCCCGGCCCTGCAGGTTGCCCAGCTGCCCCTCCAGGTGCTGGAGCTGCCCCTGCAAAGCCACCTTCTCGGCCACCAGCGTTGCATTCTGccgggaaaggggtggggggggtcagtGGGGGCCAGGCCACAGGGGCCGCCCCTCCGCATGCCCACCACACAGCAGTCGACACTCACGCTGCGTTCCATCTCGATGAGCCGCCCACTCTGGGCCCCCGGGATCCTCAGCCCATCGTGCCCCTCTGGCCCCCGTCCCACGGAGCCCTGGCGCAGCTGGAAGGACAGGCCCTGGGAGGTcatgcgggggggcgggggggcgtggAGGGGACCCTCACGCCCTCGGCAGCACTTGACACGGCCCCTGGCCCGCCGCCACCAGGTCCCGCAGTCCCACGCTCCTGGCTCCCGCAGGTGCATGGGTCACTCTCCTTGTCGCTCCGTTCTGCAGCAGAGCCCAGCCTCTGCCCGGCTGCTTCTCCTGCCCAGAACACCCTTCCCACCCCTGCTCTTCCTCTGGGCCCCGCGGTCAATGCCACTTTGCCCCAACCAACCCTCTGTGTACCCACCAGGTGGCCTGCCGGGTGCCCACTGTCCCTCGGCACCCTGTGTCAAGGTGGCCTGTTTCCTCGCCCGGTGTGGGGACCCCACCACACCCCTGAGCTGAGCCCTGAGCTGAGCGCCTATGCAAGCAGGGGCCTCAGAAACAATGGCCGACCTAGAGCGACGACAGGGACTGAGCTCACTAGGAAGTGAGAGAGACTCAGAGCAGACCGCTGCTGGGTGCCATCCATTTGAGGAATGGGGAAATCGAGGCCCCCCCAGAGGATCACGTGGCCTGGGCAGAGTCAGCCTGACTCCCAGCACAGTGCTCTCCCCAGTAGGCCCCAGTTGGGCCTCAAGGCAAGGGAGTGGCCAAGACTCAAGGGGCGAGACCAGAGGGGCGGCAGGGACGGGAGCCCGGGGCGGAGCCTCACCTGGACCAGCTCCTGTTCCAGCTGCAGGGCCCTCATCTTGAGTTCCCTCAGCGCCTCCTCCTTGCTCGTGGCCGCCGCCTGCAGCTCAGCCTCCAGCCGCTGCTCCAGGCCCTGGTACCTGCCGGGAAGAAGCCTTGGCACCCACCCTTCCCCGAGCCCTGcccgcccctctctgccccctgggCGATGACCCCACCTCTGTTGCTGGATCTCCTGTTCCCGCAGAAATGCCTGTCGCTCCAGACCCGCCTGTTCGAGCTCACTCTGCAGGTGTTCCAGCCGggcccccagctcctggcccctCAACCAGGCCTTCTCTAGCTCCTGAGGGCGGGTGCGGCAGAGCCAAGGTCAGGCCACCATCCCCGTCccggatggggggtgggggtgcagaggaggCCTCGATCCTAGGCCTCCTAGGTCTGGAGACCTAGCTTTCTACCCTTCCTCTGTCACCCTGTGCAAATGTCGGTTTTGGTTTTTAGGCTCTCaaggccctgagatcaagagtccctgctctaccgactaagccggccaggcgccccgcCCCGGGCAAACATCTTTAACCCTTTGGGCctctacccccgcccccccatctataaaatgggagcaaGGCCTGGCTGCCTTGCAGAGAGGGACTATGGAAGAGCTGGGGACTGTAAGCCTGGCAGTGGGTGAGGGAGGCCTCTGATCCGGGAGTTAGAGACACTCGCGGTCAAGCATCTTTACCTCCCTGAGCCCCTGGCTCCTCATGCGCCCAGGAGCAGCTAGATGTGCCCTACGTGATGAGGCCAGGCTGGCCATGTGAGGGCAAGAGGGGCTTGAAAGAGGCAGATCTGAAGAGCGCCCTCAGCCACACGGAGATGGCTGCAAGGATAGGGATGTGGCCAACATCAGGCCCAACcacagtgggggctgggggggcggggtggggagagccACCGCAGGCCccgccaggccaggccaggccaggcgtCCTGTGGCGGTTGGGCCGCACCATTGTGGAAGGGGGCAGGAGGCCCACTCTGGCCTGTGGGCCTGGGAGGGCGATGGGCCAAACCATtctaggaggtgggggaggggctgtcagGATGAAACCACAAGGAAGAACCAACTCCGACCAGACCAGCAGCCTACCATACCCTTGCTCTGGAAACCAAGTCTACGGCCTTTGCTCTGATCTTCTAGGCTTTGCAGCCCCACCCagtctccaccccccccacccccggggttGGCTGGAAAACTACAAGTCCCATGAGGCCCTGCTGCCAGTtgcctcaccgcccccccccccaccccaacaccacCATTACAGCCCAAGGGCTAAGGGTAAGAATAACAGTGACACAGATTAAAAGAGGCTTGAACCTCTGGCCCCTCCAGGCCCCGGCCACAGCCCTCAGTGCCCCGACCTCTCTACCCAGCCCGCCTGGACAAGCCCTTTGGCCCCTGGTTCCCTGGCTAGCCACCTCCTCCTACACCACACCCAGTTAGCACCAGGAAATCTCACAACATTCCCCTGTGTCCTCAGGCCCTTCTAGCCCcgccagccctcccctcccctgcactgcCCACCTGCCTACATTCACTCCAGagctgcccccagccctccacGTTCATTATCTAACAGGATCCTGTAAGGCGTGACATTTTGACTCCGTCTTATAGGTGAGGAAGCCGAGGGTCGGGGCAAGCAACTCGCCCCTAACCACACAGCTGGTAGGCGGGGGATCTGGGCTCTAAGCCAGGTCGGCCTGAGAGCATCTCTCGGTCACGTCCTACAGAGTGGACCCCGCAGACAGCTTCTCGGCCTTGCCTTCTCACCCACGCCCCCGTTCTCACATTCCCCCGGGGCCTGCCCTGCGCAACGCCTAGCCCTGGGCGCGCCCCACAGTGTGTTCCCCACTCTTCTCCTTCAGAGGGGTCTCCTGGCAAATCACTCCTTCTCTGAATCCCAGCAACCTCTGTACAACAGGGATGAACCCGGACACTGTGCTCAGCTGGAAGATTCGATTCCTCGTCCGCAGCCCACCCTCCCCCGTGGCACGGGCCCCCGCTGGCCCGAACACCCTTCTCAATTGCCTCCTAGCCTCCCCCGCTTCCCCTGAGGGGCCTCTCAACATGAGTACCCGACTACTCGGCTCGCCCTCAACCCTCCACCGGGTTTCAAGGTCACTGGCCTCCTGTAAAGGTCATGGAGGTCATCTCCTTCACAAGCACAGCCGCAACTCGCAACTCGTTCCTTAGCTtgaaaggaagacagaggccCTGCACAGCAGGAACCCGGCTTAGTGAATTCTCTGCCTAGGTTCCTTCCACTTCCCACCTCACACCCCACCCCTATACGGTCACGCCTGCGCCTCCTCCTGGCTCActgtcattctctctcctcctccaggaagccttccggGACATGCCGCGGCCTAAGTCCAGTGTGCTTCCTGGACTCCCACAGCTCCCTGCACAGTCCCATCGCCACCCTAGACTATgaaagcccctcccccccaaccagTATGGGCACACTGGCTGCCTGGTACAGCATCTAGTGGCAAGGTCCCGTCAACACGCTTGAGCACACAAAGGAAGGCGTTTCcaggttttctctctcctccatgcCCCGTCCCAGCCCCAGCCGGCCTCACCTGCCACCAGGACCACCGGCACCACCTCCTGAGGGCCCGAGGGAACACCAAAGGGACACACCAAGGGGACCCTCCCCAAACCCAACCTCACAAAGGCTTGTCCACACGCCTTGGGTGGCTTTCCCTGCCCGGGGCCAGAGTACTGACGCCCACAAGGCTGGCCCAGCACGCCTCTCTGgccctgctcccccacctcccaggccccTCAGCATCATTAATGCCTTCAGGTctctgcacatgctgttccctctacaTGAAATGCCCTTCCCACCTGGTGGAACCTTGACCATTCCTCAGAACCTTCCCCaaagcctccctgcccccaccccggcaCCCTCTCCCACGGACTCCTGCCCACTTTGCTCTTAATAATGACCATGTCTTGTGCCTTTGTTAAGCAGGAACTAGGCTCGGCACACCGTGATCTCCCTTGATCTTCAAAAGACCCACTGAGACGGCTATGCAGAGCCGCCCCCCTGTTTTACGGAGGAGGAATAGGGCCAAGGGGAGTCAGCTGCCACAGTCAGAGAGCCAGGATTTGCACCCAGGCGGTAGGGCTCTGTACCCATACTCTCATCCCCTGCTACAGCCCACCCCTCCAGAGGGAGGGGACATCCGTCCTGTGACCCAGGTCAAGCGCACCTTTGGAAGGCAGAGGTGGGCTTTTACCTTTCGGTCTCCAGCCCCGGCCAGGTGCTGGGGCACTCAGTGGCTACCGATGGGATTGATCACCCAAACCCCAGCAAGTGACTCAGGCCCCCATTTCCCATCCCAGGCCGCGAGCCCCAACATACCTCCTTGAgggcctgcctctccctctcgGCCTCCTGCAGGCGCTGACGGCCCTCGCTCTCCAGCACTTGCAGCCGCTCCTCGGCGGCCTCGGCCCGGGCCCTCAGTCTGGGCCCCTCGCGCTCCCACTGCCTCCGCTCTCGGCCCGATGTCGCCAGGGCCTCTGCCAGCGCCTCCCGTTCACGCGCCGCAGCCTCCAGCTCCCGGCCGGCTGCCTCCACTGCCTCCCGCAGCCGAGCCTGCTCCCCAGCCCGGGCCTCCACTTCCCGCTGGGCCTCGGCCTCTGCCTTCCGCGCCTGAGCCAGCTCCTCGGAGAGCCGGGCGGCCTCCGTGCCTCGGGCCTCCAGCCGCCGGGCCTGGGCCTCTAGCTCCGCTCCCAGTGCCTCGGCCTCCCTCTTCAGCTGGGCCACCTCCTCCCTCAGGGCCTCCTGCTCCGGGACACCACCAGCCAGGATCTCCCCTGGGATCGGCCCCTCCCAGGTCTGGGCCTCCGAAGCCCCTTCCGACTTCTGCTGTGGATTTTGCTGGGCTGGGTCCCCAACCAACCCCTCCAGCTTCTGTGCATGTTCCCtgccctctgtctgccccttgaGTAGGTCCAGCCCTTGGCCTGGGGTCTCCTGCTCCTCCATTTGAGCACAGAGGCTAAGCTCCGAGGCTGCAGGCTTGCTCGCAGAGCCCTCCTGTCTCCGCACCTGGGCTTCGGGCCCTGACTCTCCAGTGTCTCCTCCCGACAGCTCAGCCTGAATTTCAGTCTCTGGATCTTGAGATGGGACCGCGGAGGTGGGAGTCTGGAGAAGGGCTCCATGGCCAGCCTTCTCCAGGGACTCCTGTGCTGCTACAACAGAACCTGATTCCTGGAGGGTCAAGTCTGAGGTCTGAGGGGTCATGGCAGCCGTCTGGAGGGGCCTCTCTATCACCTGTGGGCCTGAGTCAGATGCCTGGGGACGCACAGGTAATCTCGCAAGGGCCGAGTCTGACACGGGGGAAGCCAGGTCCAAGGCCTGGGTGCCTCCATCCCCCACCTGGCCAGCCAAACCCTGGGTGCCACGGTCTGAGGTCAGGCAAGTCTGGGGAGCCACATCCAGCTCTGGAACCAAGGAGTCCTCGCTCTGCTCCTCCAGCAGGGGGTGCTGAGGGCACATGAGAGGACCCGTCAAGCCCagaggaggaggcaaggaaggaccTGTTGGCCGGTTGGGGGAGGGGACTCACCTGGCCTCCAGGCTGCCCCTGTAGCACCTGTAGCAAGCCCCGAAGCTCCTGGTTCTCCCTCTCTAGGGTCCGCAGCCGCCgggcctctgcctctctcacttcATCATGAAGTGAAGGAGCTGCTCCGGGCGGGGGTGCTGGGACATGGGCGATGCGGTCAGGGCCCCTCTGTACCCTCTGCTGGGATCCCCGGCTCTTCACATCCACCCCTACACACCCCCCCCAACACCTTGGGGAAAGGATGAAATCAGCAGCCAGCCCCACTAGAGTTGCAGGAAACCACAGGCAGCCCCCCTACCCCCGCTGTCCCCAGCCCCTCTTCTGGGGCCTTACTCACCCTCCCCAGGAGAGCCCAGgggtggctccaggctccgctgaagctccagctccagctccacaTTCTCCTCGGCCAGCTGGTCCACCTGATGCCGCACAGAGTCCAGCTCCTGGGGGAAGGACAGGGTCAGACCAGCCCTCCTCACCATGGCCGGGCCAAGAGTGTGGGCTAGATCACCAGGGGAAAAAAGGAGTAGGGGGTCACAGGGAGCACTGGAGAACCCTGGGGGGCCATTGGGGTTACCAGGGGTCACAGATGACAAGAGTGACTGGGGGTCCCTGGGGCAGTCTCACCGCGCGGGCCTCGCCCAAACGAGTCCGCAGCAACAGGTTCTCACGCTGGGTCTCATGCAGCCGAGCGCAACGCTCTTGAGCGGCCTCCAGCTGCTCCTCCAGTAGCGCCTTCGAGGCTTCCAGAGCCCCCGAGAGCACCCGTTCCTCCTGGTGGGAGAGCAGAGACAACCTGTGGTGTGAGGCTGCCCCCAAGCACTCCAGGCCCCACCTCTCccttccatctgcccctccctctccaagGTCTTTCCAGGGACCACTTCCCTAGCACCTGGCCCCGCCCCTTCTGTGTAAGCCCCGCCCCTTCTCTCCCAGACCCTCCTCCCAAGGTGGCGTCCTTCTAGGATCCACAGCGAGGGGCTCACTCCAGACAGCTCTTCCCCTACACTCATCCTCTCCAGGACCTACCCCTACCTACCgtccccacctctcccttccctctgccccatcctccAGAGGGCTTTGCCCCAGACACCACCTCACCCATTTCTCCTGGCGGTGACTGCTCGGTCCCCAAGACCAAGCCCTCCCTTCTCCAGGCCAGCCCCCAATtcgctccccccctcccctccccggcccaCCCCGTCCCCTGTGGGCCCCGCCTCCCGCCTCACCTCCAGCTGGCTTTTGCAGGCCTCGGCCGCCTGCAGCCGCTCGCGGCAGCGTCGCAGCTCCTCCTGCAGGCGGGGCAGGCGGCCGGCGCGCTCCCGCAGTGCCTCTACCTCCTCGCGGTACAACTCGGCCCGCTTGGCCTGTCCCGACAGCGCCTGGGCCTGAGCCAGACGGTGCGGAGCTGGGGACGGCCAGCCGCGGGCCCGAGGGATCAGGGAGGGGGAGGACCCCGGCTGGCGGCAggcagtggggcagagggggtgtGGGGACAGGGCCGGGGAATGCGGCAGCGGCGGGGAGCATCTGAGCGCACCTCCTGGCGGAGCCTTCGGATTTCGGCCTCCAAGCCCTGCACCTCCGCCTGGGAGTCTAGCAGCAGCTCGGCCTTCTCCTccctggagagaagagaagggacgCTGGAGGGGCGGGGTAACCCGGAACCCCCAGGCCTGATCCCACCCATCAGCATCCGCGCCTaacctgcccctctccctccaggtCCGCCTCCCAGCCTGGGGCACTCACAGCTCCTGCCGCAGGCGCCGCAGCTGGGCCTTGGTGTTGGCCAGCTGCAGGGCCAGGTGGTGTGAGGGACCCTCTGGGGGAGTCCTAGCAGGAGCCTCCGGCAGCAAGGGGGCCGGCTGTCTCTCCAGCAACATGTCGGCCAGTCGCTGTGCAAAGTCAAGGGTCGGGAGCCAGAAATAACCCACCCCAtgcgccctcccccaccccccgtcccccAGTCTGGCTCTTGCAGCTCTGCTGGTCCAAGACCCCCCATGCGAACCCCACATCCGGCCCCAACCCCCAGTTCCTCCCACATCTGGGTCCCCAGGGTCCTCCCAGCCCTCCACCTGGGCGGTGCCATGCCCCCTACCTGGGCCCCCACGTCGCGCTCCCGCGCCAGCCTTAACAAGGTCCCCATCAGGCTCTGGAACAGCATCTCCAGCTCCTGAGGCTCCAGCTCCCCAGGCTCTCGCCCAGCCAGTGCCAGCACCACGCCTGCCCCAGGCTGGGTCACCTGGACCAGGTAGAGAGAGCAGTTCAGCAGaggaagtggaggggcagagtgCCCTCCGGTGGCAGGGCCAGTCCCAGGCTGTGGACCGGCCCTAGTACCTCCTGGATAGCAGCAGCCAAGTCACTCTGGACCTCGAGGCTGAGGCCCTGGATGTGTCGGATGAAGAGTTCCCGGTGCTCGCACTGCAGGCAGACAGAGTGGAAATGCTGGCATCAGGTGTCTCTCCCACCTCTGCGGCCAAAGCTgaaccctcccttcccctcccctccccccgctcacctGCACTGACGCCCCCAGCAACAGCCGAAGGATGCCTTCCAACTCCTCCACTGCCTCCTCTGCTGGGCACAAGCCACAAAAAgttaggggtggagggagggggtagaggcaggaaggggtggtgggagagagcACCTGAGAAGGGGTCAAAAGCCAACGTCTGGAGGTCTGGGGGTGGTGACAGGACCAGCAGCTGCAGCTcctcctgggggcagaggggacaggaggtGGGAGACGGGCCTTCCCACGGGTCTGAggctcagcctcccctccccagcccctcacctggTAGAAGTCCCTCAGGCGGCCCCACAGGTGGTTCAGGTTCCGCACTCGCCAGGCTGCGGGACCATCAGGGCCCCTGACCGTCTGAGGTCCTCCTCGGGAACTGGGAACTCTGTGGGCACAGGGAGCCGGGTGGGAGGGGCAATCAGGGACCCACCTGCCCCAAGCAAGCCCCACCCACCAGCCCTCAAGCTCCTCCCAGCAGCCTGTGGAGGGAGGGGCCACCTCAGACCCCCGGGCTGGCGGGCTGCTTCTTACACGAGGCCCAGCACGCGGAGCAGCAGGGCCCCATCGATGAGATGCAGGAATCTCTTCTCCGGGCCAAGgggcccctctccttcctcctcctcttcctcctccggcTCCTCCGCCTCTCCCACTAGGCCGGCCAGTCCCAGCGCCTGTGGGGGAGTGGAGACGGGTCGGCCGGCCCGGTTAGGAACTCCCCTACCAGCAGAGTGACTCCCCAGCCCCTCTGACCTGCCCCCTGAGCGCCCCAGCCCCTCTGACCTGCCCCCTGAGCGCGTgcagcctcctcctctcctttgccCTGAAGGCCTCCGGCCCCAGGGTCCGGACCCCTTTTCCTGCCCGAAGCCTACCTGGACTTCTCCAGCCCCACATTTGAGCCCACCCCTGCCCTCGGAGCTCCGACTCTACCGGACCCTCCCCCAAACCCGGCActggcccctcccccgctctcacttcccctccccacacccctcccacctgccccctcacCCAGGTGGCCAGGCTCCCACTCAGGAAGTCTCTGAGTCTGGGCCCCTTGCCCCCATCCATGACAGGGCCACGGTGTTGGTCCCGCTGTGGCAGCTACACCTGCcccaagaggaagaggaagtccCCCGGTCGGGGATCCCGGCCCGGCCACAGACACCCTGTGCAGCTTCCTCCTTCCGGGTGCACGCGGGCCTGTGCGCCCCCACAGTCCTGCCTCGGCCCCCACCTCACCACCCCAGGTCCTCCCAGCATCTCCGCAGGGCCGGCCCAGGGGTTAGCAGGGGAAGGTGGGGTCAGGGCCGCGCAGAGGTAAGGCCCCCAGCTCTCCGGGCCCAAGGAACAATGGCCGGAGAGCCCTCCGCCTCTCTGGAAACTTGAAACCAGAGAAGGGGACCTCCACCTTGCATCTCCCAGGGCCTCTGGGAAGCCAGTGGCAGATGCTACCGCCCCAGTAAGTCTCCTCTGCACCCCAGCCAGAAGCGAGAACCCCTCCTctgaccccaccctcccccattctctgtgCACCCTGCACTGAGCCAGGACCCTGGGCCATGGCTCTGCGACCCgacgggcctcagtttccctgctgtAAAAGAAATGGCTTGGACTCCGGCCTCTGGGGGACTGGGGGAAGACGCGTACAGCCGAGGCTAGCAGCAAATGTCTCAGACAGACATTTGTCCGGGAGGacaccccagctccctcactGCTCACTACGGAGCCTCCAGATTCATTCTGTCATTCACCGGCTCGGAGCCGGACAGTGCCCGGTGCTGCCATGGTGCAAAAGCCACATAGTCCCCACACCCGTGGGCCTCCCAGTACACTGGGGAGGCGGCCGCCCCCCCAAAATCACACACGTGCTCAAAATGTAGCATTGCAGCCATCCTATGTGCGTAGACAGCGAAGAGACAGATTTCCTGGGAGGGCCAGGCAAGGCATCCCAGAGGGGGCTCCTCGAGGAAGCCGAgatagggtgggggtgggggggctgggttAATTAGACAAagtggggaggcggggagagagcagagacagaatgTGCAAGGGCTCTGCGGCAGCTAGAAGCCCGGCCAGCGCAAAGTTCAGGAATTATTCATGTGCCATTGATCCCAAGACACTTGATTGCTCACGTTTAAGTCTCGGAAGTCAGGTTACCTCATAGAGTGGCTTTCTGGCTGGCTGCAGTCCTCACGTAGCTGTCACTGCCTGCATGTGCCCACACTTCAGAAGCATCACACCCTGCAGAAAGGGAGTCAGCAGCTTGGAAGAAATCCCCGGAGGCAAGAGCTGAGCACTCCTGGAACCCCAGGATTCAAACGGTGGGAGCCCCCAGGGAGGAGAATTAGGCTTGTCACTAACACTCCCAAAGCAGAAGTCATTGCAGAGCTGGGCTAAGAGCCGCCTCCTACGGCTGTTGGTTTTCTGGTTGTCGTACGGATCGTGGAGGGGGCTGCCGCTCTCTCGCCGGCACTCTCGatggctccctggaggaggtggcagcGAAACATACAGGCATCACGCCTCTATCGATCGGACTCTAAATGTGAAGGAGTTTTCCGAACCCCATAAacaatttattttgcttctattttcccTTTTACGTGTGTGCCTCAGACTTATGATGAGAGCCTATGTCTAAGTCAAAAAGAGCTCCTTCGGGAAGCATGAAATAAAGGCTCTCGTGATGAAAGAGACTCGGGACGTAGTAAACTGGCAGCGTTCTTTTTTCCCTCGGTGGCATCTTTTACAATTGATGACATCTTAGAGTTGATGAAAGATGGGGCGATAAAAACAACCTTGACAAGCACAGGTTTGCCACGAGCCAGTCATGGGTACGAGTACTTTACGCTCGTTGACTGCTCTGTATTGAACTCGTACGTAAAATGAGGACCAaggcggggcgcccgggtggctcagtcggttga is a genomic window of Acinonyx jubatus isolate Ajub_Pintada_27869175 chromosome D1, VMU_Ajub_asm_v1.0, whole genome shotgun sequence containing:
- the CCDC88B gene encoding coiled-coil domain-containing protein 88B isoform X2, whose product is MDGGKGPRLRDFLSGSLATWALGLAGLVGEAEEPEEEEEEEGEGPLGPEKRFLHLIDGALLLRVLGLVVPSSRGGPQTVRGPDGPAAWRVRNLNHLWGRLRDFYQEELQLLVLSPPPDLQTLAFDPFSEEAVEELEGILRLLLGASVQCEHRELFIRHIQGLSLEVQSDLAAAIQEVTQPGAGVVLALAGREPGELEPQELEMLFQSLMGTLLRLARERDVGAQRLADMLLERQPAPLLPEAPARTPPEGPSHHLALQLANTKAQLRRLRQELEEKAELLLDSQAEVQGLEAEIRRLRQEAQALSGQAKRAELYREEVEALRERAGRLPRLQEELRRCRERLQAAEACKSQLEEERVLSGALEASKALLEEQLEAAQERCARLHETQRENLLLRTRLGEARAELDSVRHQVDQLAEENVELELELQRSLEPPLGSPGEAPPPGAAPSLHDEVREAEARRLRTLERENQELRGLLQVLQGQPGGQHPLLEEQSEDSLVPELDVAPQTCLTSDRGTQGLAGQVGDGGTQALDLASPVSDSALARLPVRPQASDSGPQVIERPLQTAAMTPQTSDLTLQESGSVVAAQESLEKAGHGALLQTPTSAVPSQDPETEIQAELSGGDTGESGPEAQVRRQEGSASKPAASELSLCAQMEEQETPGQGLDLLKGQTEGREHAQKLEGLVGDPAQQNPQQKSEGASEAQTWEGPIPGEILAGGVPEQEALREEVAQLKREAEALGAELEAQARRLEARGTEAARLSEELAQARKAEAEAQREVEARAGEQARLREAVEAAGRELEAAAREREALAEALATSGRERRQWEREGPRLRARAEAAEERLQVLESEGRQRLQEAERERQALKEELEKAWLRGQELGARLEHLQSELEQAGLERQAFLREQEIQQQRYQGLEQRLEAELQAAATSKEEALRELKMRALQLEQELVQLRQGSVGRGPEGHDGLRIPGAQSGRLIEMERSNATLVAEKVALQGQLQHLEGQLGNLQGRAQELLLQSQRAQEHSSRLQAEKSILERQGQELHRKLGVLEEEVRAARQSHEETRGQQQALLRDHEALAQLQRRQEAELEGLLARHRDLKANMRALELAHRELQGRHEQLQAQRANVEAQEVALLAERERLMQDGHRQRGLEEELRRLQSEHDRAQMLLAEVSRERGELQGERGELRSRLARLELERAQLEVQSQRLRESNQQLDLSACRLTTQCELLTELRSAQEEENRQLLAEVQALSRENRELLERSLESRDHLHREQREYLDQLNALRREKQKLVEKIMDQYRVLEPGPLPRIKKGSWLADKVKRLMRPRREGGLHGGPRLGADGAGSTESLGGPPETELPKGREADGTAVPRTSEQQGTLVRGHLSQSADEEAEAQGGDVPCPRSHRSLSPAPMRRAQSSLCLRDETLAGGQRRKLSSRFPVGRSSESFSPGDTPRQRFRQRQRRPGPLGAPSAHGKGPGVGWDGSIETLSEHEADVNREGLKVPEPEKRPLTPSLSQ